The Rahnella aceris genome contains the following window.
TCAGGATAAAAACGGTAATGCATTGCTACGTAAGAAGTTTTCCCGCAACCCGTTAACCGCCTTTCTCTCTACTTGTGCCGCTTCTACCGTTGTTATGGAGTCCTGTGCGGGCGCCCATTTTATGGCCCGGCACATCAGCCAGTTCGGGCATCAGGTGAAGCTCATATCTCCTCAGTTTGTCCGACCCTTCGTTAAAAGCAATAAGAACGATTTCATTGATGCCGGGGCTATCTGCGAAGCCGCATCACGACCTTCTATGCGCTTCGTGACTCCGCGAACCGAAGACCAGCAGGCTATGTCGGCGCTTCATCGCGTCCGTGACGCAATCGTCAGAGACCGCGTTAAAACCACCAACCAGATGCACGCTTTCCTGCTGGAGTTTGGCATTAGCATGCCGCGCGGCATCGCGGTTATCAGGCGTCTTGCCGCGGTGCTTGAAGAGCACGAACTGCCGCCTTATTTAGCGCGATTACTTATGCGTCTCCATCAGCATTATGCCTACCTCACTGAACAGATTGAAGAACTCGAACAAGAGTTAAAAACCCACATGGCGGATGACGATACCGCGCAGCGCTTGCTGACTATCCCCGGCGTTGGACTTATCACGGCAAGCCTTTTAGCCACGAAGCTTGGCGATGGAAAAAGTTATGCCAGCAGCAGGGACTTTGCTGCATCGACGGGGTTAGTCCCACGTCAGTACAGCACTGGCGGTAAAAGTACGCTAATGGGCATCAGTAAGCGCGGGGATAAAAATCTGCGACGTCTTCTGGTGCAATGCGCTCGCGCTTTTATGCAACGACTTGAACACAATCAGGGGCGGCTGGCTGACTGGGTGAAGGCCCAGCTCTCGCGGCATCACTCGAACGTAGTGGCCTGCGGGTTAGCCAACAAACTGGCCCGAATAGCCTGGTCGGTGACAACCCATCGTACAGCTTTTATCCAATAAAAAGAGCCAACAGGGACGAACTGTTAGCTCTTAGGCATTACGCAGTGACTTTCTGGTTTTGCGACGACCGATTATTGATGACATGAACGGCACAGCGACCTGCGGATGAACCTGACATAAAAAATGGCTCTTTGAAGCCGTCCGTTTTTTAAGGTTCTGCAGGCGCGGACTTCATCGTGGCGCAGGCAACGTAAGGTTGCCCATCAGACGCCGTATAGATTTAAGCAAGTCCATCATAAATCAAAATCAACGTTGCAAAAACGGGGGTGACCATAGATTTTTATGTCTGAAATTCCGCAATCACTCAGAACGCGATTATTCAGAACGGATAGTCGTGAAAACCGATTTGCTCTGAAATATTCCGCGCGGCAGTATGCAGCATTTCTACGTAATGACTTTTGCTTTCTTCGGAGAAACGAATCGTCGGGAAAGAAATACTCAAACCAGCAATCACCACGCCAAAGCGGTCGAATACCGGAACTGCGATACAACGAAGCCCTTGTTCCTGCTCTTCATTGTCTTCGCCGAAACCCTGCGCGCGAACCTGATCCAGCGCAGTCTGCAAATCGGCAGCATTCATGATGGTATTTTCAGTGCTGCGGGTAAATTCAATTTCCTGCAACAGCGCGCTGACTTCTGCTTTATCGCCCCATGCCAGCAGCACTTTACCGATTGCGGTGGTGTGCAGCGGATTGCGGCGACCAATACGCGAATGCATGCGCAGGTTGTACATCGAATCAATTTTATGGATGTAGACAATCCCGTCTTCATCCAGTGCACCGAGGTGGATCGTTTCGCGGGTCAGACGGGACAATTCGCGCATCTGAATATCAGCGCTGCGGATCAGATCGACGTTTTGCAACGCTTTGGCACCCAGTTCAAACAACTTGAGCGTCAGGGAATATTTCTCTGATTCTCCTTCCTGTGCGACATAACCCAGGGATTTCATGGTCTGAAGAAAACGGTAGACCGTACTTTTAGACATCATTACGCGCTGAGAAAGTTCAGTAATGCCAATCTCACGCTCTTCCCCCAACGCCTGTAAAATGCCAAAAACTTTCAGGACTGAGGAGACGGAATCGGGTTGCTTATCAAGATCTGCGATAGCCATAGGGTGTATTACCTGCTCGCGTTGAGTTTGTTTCAAAAAAAATAGAACGTGGTTTTTATTATACTGTCAAGCATCGCTGAGAAGCAATCAACCCATTGATCAAGAATGTAAGAACTGTTAAGCCAGTTTCATTCCCGACAGAGAGATAAAAAATTCATTACATCATGTGACAATTGTCACTTTACGTTAATTAGCGTAGTAATATTCCCCTCTCTGATGACTACGCACTGACAGAACTCATGACTTCTACACCTGCTGACGGATTACCCATTCCACAACGATATGGTGCCATTCTGGCCATTGCGCTGGGTATTACCGTTTCTGTACTGGATGGCGCTATCGCTAATGTCGCACTGCCCACCATCGCTAATGATTTCCATGCCAGCCCGGCAACCTCTATCTGGGTGGTTAACGCCTATCAGCTGGCGATCACGATTTCTCTGCTTTCTCTGGCTTCACTGGGCGACATATTTGGCTACCGCCGTATTTACCAGACGGGTTTGCTGGTATTTAGTATCACCTCGCTCTTTTGCGCCTTGTCGGATTCACTGATGACACTGACTGTCGCCCGTGTGTTACAAGGTTTTGGTGCGGCAGCGATCATGAGTGTAAATACCGCGCTGATACGTATTATTTATCCGCAGCGTTTCTTAGGACGTGGCGTCGGTATTAATGCACTTATCGTTGCCGTCTCGGCAGCGGCCGGACCCACCATTGCCGCTGGTATTCTGTCGGTAGCCTCCTGGCAATGGCTGTTTGCCATCAACGTTCCGATTGGTATTGTGGCTCTGATACTCGGTCTGAAGTTTTTACCGGCGAACTCGACGCGAAGTCAGGGTCAGCGTTTTGATATCATCAGCAGCGTGATGAATGCCCTGACCTTTGGCCTGCTGATCAGCGCCATCAGTGGATTTGCGCAAGGTCAGAACCCTATGTTGATCCTGAGCGAAGTCATTGCCCTCCTGATCATCGGCTGGTTCTTCGTACGCCGTCAGCTTTCCCAGCCTTTCCCGCTGCTGCCGATCGATTTATTGCGCATTCCTATTTTCAGTATGTCTCTGGGCACTTCGCTGTGTTCTTTCAGCGCCCAGATGCTGGCTTTTGTTTCACTGCCCTTCTTCCTGCAAAACACTCTCGGTCTGAATTCCGTGGAAACAGGCCTTCTGCTCACGCCGTGGCCGCTGGCGACGATGGTGATGGCGCCGATCGCCGGCCGTCTGGTTGAGCGCTTCCATCCGGGAATGCTGGGCGGGATTGGTCTGATCGTGTTCTCATTCGGGCTCTTTTCCCTGTCATTACTGCCATCAGAGCCTTCGCATCTGAACATTATCTGGCGCATGTTGCTGTGTGGTGCCGGCTTTGGGTTATTCCAGTCGCCGAATAATCACACAATCATCAGTTCAGCCCCGCGAAACCGTAGTGGCGGTGCGAGCGGACTGCTGGGCACTGCGCGTCTTTTGGGTCA
Protein-coding sequences here:
- a CDS encoding IS110 family RNA-guided transposase yields the protein MQNVTLIGIDLGKHSFHVHAQDKNGNALLRKKFSRNPLTAFLSTCAASTVVMESCAGAHFMARHISQFGHQVKLISPQFVRPFVKSNKNDFIDAGAICEAASRPSMRFVTPRTEDQQAMSALHRVRDAIVRDRVKTTNQMHAFLLEFGISMPRGIAVIRRLAAVLEEHELPPYLARLLMRLHQHYAYLTEQIEELEQELKTHMADDDTAQRLLTIPGVGLITASLLATKLGDGKSYASSRDFAASTGLVPRQYSTGGKSTLMGISKRGDKNLRRLLVQCARAFMQRLEHNQGRLADWVKAQLSRHHSNVVACGLANKLARIAWSVTTHRTAFIQ
- a CDS encoding MFS transporter codes for the protein MTSTPADGLPIPQRYGAILAIALGITVSVLDGAIANVALPTIANDFHASPATSIWVVNAYQLAITISLLSLASLGDIFGYRRIYQTGLLVFSITSLFCALSDSLMTLTVARVLQGFGAAAIMSVNTALIRIIYPQRFLGRGVGINALIVAVSAAAGPTIAAGILSVASWQWLFAINVPIGIVALILGLKFLPANSTRSQGQRFDIISSVMNALTFGLLISAISGFAQGQNPMLILSEVIALLIIGWFFVRRQLSQPFPLLPIDLLRIPIFSMSLGTSLCSFSAQMLAFVSLPFFLQNTLGLNSVETGLLLTPWPLATMVMAPIAGRLVERFHPGMLGGIGLIVFSFGLFSLSLLPSEPSHLNIIWRMLLCGAGFGLFQSPNNHTIISSAPRNRSGGASGLLGTARLLGQTTGAAMVALMFNLFPQHGTHASLILAGMLAGTGALVSLLRMTQKTSSQKESENLKS
- the kdgR gene encoding DNA-binding transcriptional regulator KdgR, whose protein sequence is MAIADLDKQPDSVSSVLKVFGILQALGEEREIGITELSQRVMMSKSTVYRFLQTMKSLGYVAQEGESEKYSLTLKLFELGAKALQNVDLIRSADIQMRELSRLTRETIHLGALDEDGIVYIHKIDSMYNLRMHSRIGRRNPLHTTAIGKVLLAWGDKAEVSALLQEIEFTRSTENTIMNAADLQTALDQVRAQGFGEDNEEQEQGLRCIAVPVFDRFGVVIAGLSISFPTIRFSEESKSHYVEMLHTAARNISEQIGFHDYPF